A region from the Corylus avellana chromosome ca7, CavTom2PMs-1.0 genome encodes:
- the LOC132187034 gene encoding peptidyl-prolyl cis-trans isomerase CYP18-1, protein MSVTLHTNLGDIKCEIFCDEVPKAAENFLALCASGYYDGTIFHRNIKGFMIQGGDPTGTGKGGTSIWGKKFSDEIRESLKHNARGILAMANSGPNTNGSQFFITYAKQPHLNGLYTVFGKVIHGFEVLDLMEKTQIGPGDRPLAEIRLNRVTMHANPLAG, encoded by the exons ATG TCAGTTACGCTGCACACGAATCTCGGCGACATCAAGTGCGAGATCTTCTGCGACGAGGTTCCCAAGGCTGCCGAG AATTTTTTGGCACTATGCGCAAGTGGTTATTATGATGGGACCATATTTCACCGGAATATTAAAGGTTTTATGATTCAAGGCGGAGACCCAACAGGTACCGGCAAGGGGGGGACCAGTATATGGGGCAAGAAGTTCAGCGACGAGATAAGAGAGTCCCTCAAG CACAATGCAAGGGGGATTCTTGCAATGGCCAATAGCGGCCCCAATACTAATGGAAGCCAGTTCTTCATAACTTATGCAAAGCAACCACATCTAAACGGACTATACACTGTGTTTGGGAAAGTGATTCATGGGTTTGAAGTCCTTGATCTAATGGAAAAG ACTCAAATAGGTCCAGGAGATCGACCACTTGCAGAGATCAGACTAAATCGTGTAACGATGCATGCTAATCCACTAGCTGGTTAG